A part of Microaerobacter geothermalis genomic DNA contains:
- a CDS encoding sensor histidine kinase, with the protein MTFRMSLFKRTYTYLFITITLGIVTALNCFANDIWTISGLCFNRFYVVPVILAAIVFRIRGGIIVSVIATLLILLQAMLGWHIPHFSNTIIEIVLFYMVSLLVGHMMNQFERNQLKNHQMEQTLERSERLSSLGTLVAGIAHEIRNPLAIIQITTETLEEKIDPADELKQYTSVLKEEINRLNKVLHEFLDFTQPKDLSFSSTSVHQTLEKVLRLSNKYLKEHHIYLHTNFQAKYEVISSAPDRLKQIFLNLIINAVEAMPTGGDLYITTESNADDISIHIKDTGIGMSPDTMKRAFEPFYTTKETGTGLGLSIVSQIISLHQGHIHIQSERNKGTMISLRFPLLYDKKEGASHAA; encoded by the coding sequence ATGACATTTCGTATGAGCTTATTTAAAAGGACATATACTTATTTATTTATTACGATAACCCTTGGAATTGTGACCGCCTTAAACTGTTTTGCCAATGACATATGGACAATTTCTGGGCTTTGTTTTAACCGCTTCTATGTAGTCCCAGTCATACTAGCAGCCATTGTTTTTCGTATTAGGGGAGGTATCATTGTTTCTGTCATAGCCACCCTTTTAATTCTGCTTCAAGCCATGTTGGGGTGGCACATTCCCCATTTTAGCAATACAATTATTGAAATCGTACTGTTTTATATGGTTTCTCTACTGGTCGGTCATATGATGAATCAATTTGAAAGAAATCAATTGAAGAATCATCAAATGGAGCAAACTCTAGAAAGGTCTGAACGCTTAAGCAGTTTAGGAACCCTTGTGGCAGGTATTGCCCATGAAATACGCAACCCTTTGGCCATCATTCAAATAACCACCGAAACTCTGGAAGAAAAAATCGATCCGGCAGATGAATTAAAACAGTATACTTCTGTGCTAAAAGAAGAGATCAATCGCCTTAACAAGGTTTTGCATGAATTTTTAGATTTTACCCAACCTAAGGATCTCTCTTTTTCGTCCACTTCTGTTCATCAGACTCTAGAAAAGGTCCTTCGTCTTTCCAATAAATACTTGAAAGAGCATCATATATATTTACACACCAACTTTCAGGCCAAGTATGAAGTGATTTCTTCTGCACCGGACCGTTTAAAACAAATTTTTCTCAATTTGATTATTAATGCAGTGGAAGCCATGCCAACAGGGGGAGATCTCTACATTACTACCGAAAGTAATGCCGATGATATTTCGATTCATATTAAGGATACTGGAATTGGAATGAGTCCTGATACTATGAAGAGAGCATTTGAACCGTTTTATACAACGAAGGAAACCGGAACTGGATTAGGATTGTCCATCGTAAGCCAAATCATCTCCCTGCATCAAGGACATATCCATATCCAAAGTGAAAGAAACAAAGGGACTATGATTTCCTTAAGATTCCCTCTTTTATATGATAAAAAAGAAGGTGCATCCCATGCTGCATAA